One Hyphomonadaceae bacterium BL14 genomic window, TCACCGCCATGACCCACGCCATGGCACGCAAGGGCGCGGTCGACGGGCTGGCGGTCTGGAACAGCAATCTGGCCATGGGCTCGCGCGCAGATCTGATCCGCACGGTGCTGTCCCTTGAAGCCTTGTTCAAGAAAGCCACCGCGCCCTCAACCTGGATGGAGGCGCTGACCTTCAAGGCGTGGGGCCGCAAGATCAAAGGCGCGCGCACCGGGTATGACTGGCTGTCACGCCTGCCCGAAGAGGTGGACGCCTATATCGCCGACCCGCTGGCGGGCTGGCCGGCTTCCATCTCCATGTGGCGCAACCTGGTCGAAGGCACGCTGCGCGGCGAGGACGAGGCCGCGCTGCGCCTGATGCCGGCCGATCTGCCCATCCATCTCGCCGCTGGCGGCCAGGACCCGGTGGTGGACAATGGCGCGGCCATGAAAACGCTGGCGGCCCGTCTGCGCGCGGCGCGCTTCACCGATGTGACCATGCGCTTCGATCCGCAAGGGCGCCATGAGACCCTGCACGATCTGGGCTATGAGCAGGCCATGGCTGATTTTGCAGACTGGTCTGACCGGGTCTGCGGCCGGGCAGGCTGACCCGCCTACCCCTCGCGTACCGGCGCGCTGGCGAAGCTGCGTTGCACCGTCCAGCCGTGATGGACCGGGCCTGAGCCCTTGCCAAAGCCCGGCGCCTGGCGGATCGCCTCGTGCAGGTAATCCCCGGCCTGCTCCACCGCCCGGTCCAGCGCCAGGCCTTGGCCCATCAGTGCAGCAATAGCCGACGCGAGCGTGCAGCCCGTACCATGGGTGTGGCGGGTGCGCAGGCGCGGACGGGTGAACAGGCGCATGCCGTTGCGGGTGAGCAGAAGATCGATCACGTCGCCGCCCTCGAGATGCCCGCCCTTCACCAGCACCGCGCGCGCGCCCGCCTTGAGCAGCGCTTCAGCGGCGGCCCGCTGGCCGTCCAGGTCCTCGATGGTCAGGTCTGTCAGCGCCTCGGCTTCGGGGATGTTGGGTGTGATCAGCGCCGCGCGCGGGACCAGCACGGCCTTGACCGCCGCCAGGGCGCTGTCATCCACCAGACGGTCGCCCGATGCCGCAACCATCACCGGATCGACGATCAGCGGGATCGCCTGCGCCTTTGACGCATCCAGCGCCCTGGCCACCGTCTCGATCACGTCTGCGCTGGCCAGCATGCCGGTCTTGATCGCATCCGCGCCGATATCATCGAGCACCGCGCCGATCTGGCCGGTGATGATGTCGAGGGGGACGGGGTGCACCGCGCTGACACCCATCGTGTTCTGCACCGTCAATGCGGTGATGGCCGTGGCGGCATAGCCGCCCAGCGCCGTCACGGTCTTGATGTCTGCCTGGATGCCCGCCCCGCCCGACGAGTCCGATCCGGCGATCACCAGCACACGGCCCTTGCGCTCTTCAGGGCCGAAATCGTCTGTTGCGTCACTCATGGCTTGGCTTGGCCTCCGGAACCGGGGTTTGCTTGTCCGGGCTGCTCACGCAAACAGAATGGACGACAGCCGCCGGCGGCCGGACTTGGCGAGCTCCGACATGGGTCCGGAGGCGTCGAACACGCGCAGAAGAAGCTGGCGGGCGGCGGCCTCGTTCCATTCGCGGTCCAGCGTGATGGAGGCAAGCAGCGCGTCCACGCAGCCCTCCATATCGCCCGCGGCCAGACGCGCCCGGGCCAGCGCGAACTGCGCTTCGGGATCGTTGGCGGCTTTCGACGCGCGCGCTTGTGCCGCGTCAAGATCATCGGCCCCCTCAACCTCACCGGCCAGTTCCATGGAGGCGCGCACGGCGGCGATGGCCGGGTGGGATTTCCTGGTCTCGGGCGCGCTGTCGATCAGCGCCCTGGCCTGATCCGGGTCCCCGCTCAACAGATAGAGGCGCGCAAGGCCCGCGATCGCCTCGGGGTTTTCCTTGTCCATCTGCAGCGCCTGGGCGAAGTCCTGCGCCGCACCGCCCGCATCGCCCGCCGTCATCGCCTCATGGGCACGCGCGATCAGGTCCTCCACCGCCTCGCCATCCACCTGGCCCGACAGGCGCGCGATGAACTGCTTGATCTGGCTTTCAGGCAAGGCACCCATGAACCCATCCACCGGCTGGCCGTTCTGGAAAGCGATCACGGCGGGGATGGACTGGATGCGCAGCTGGCCGGCAATGCCGGGGTTTTCATCGATATTGATCTTGACCAGCTTCACCGCGCCCTTGGCAGCACGCACGGCGGCCTCGATCACCGGGGTCAGCTGGCGGCACGGGCCACACCAGGGCGCCCAGAAATCCACCAGCACGGGCACAGTCTTGGACGGCTCGATCACATCGGCCATGAAGCTCTTGTCCGTCGCCTCGCGGATCAGGTCATCACCGCCCGCAGCGGGCTGGGCCGGGCTCTGGCCGCTGGCGCCAATAATCTCCATGGGGTGTGCTCCTCAGAACTGATGTGGCGAAACCGTTGCGCCCTAGGTGGCCGCTCGCGCGTGCGCATGCAAGCCTCAAGCAGCGTCGAGCGCGGACAGATCAAGCACTTCCGGCTCGCGTCCCAGCGCCCGTACAAAGCCGAGCAGGTC contains:
- a CDS encoding alpha/beta hydrolase; translation: MSFQAETLESPTGAHIRLRVAQAQGEARGIMQIHHGLAEHSGRYQRFAEFLSARGYHVGVQDQRGHGETIAPDAPRGVFAARDGWSRVVADSRAVEDHLRARFEGLPLIVFGHSMGGVTAMTHAMARKGAVDGLAVWNSNLAMGSRADLIRTVLSLEALFKKATAPSTWMEALTFKAWGRKIKGARTGYDWLSRLPEEVDAYIADPLAGWPASISMWRNLVEGTLRGEDEAALRLMPADLPIHLAAGGQDPVVDNGAAMKTLAARLRAARFTDVTMRFDPQGRHETLHDLGYEQAMADFADWSDRVCGRAG
- the thiD gene encoding bifunctional hydroxymethylpyrimidine kinase/phosphomethylpyrimidine kinase encodes the protein MSDATDDFGPEERKGRVLVIAGSDSSGGAGIQADIKTVTALGGYAATAITALTVQNTMGVSAVHPVPLDIITGQIGAVLDDIGADAIKTGMLASADVIETVARALDASKAQAIPLIVDPVMVAASGDRLVDDSALAAVKAVLVPRAALITPNIPEAEALTDLTIEDLDGQRAAAEALLKAGARAVLVKGGHLEGGDVIDLLLTRNGMRLFTRPRLRTRHTHGTGCTLASAIAALMGQGLALDRAVEQAGDYLHEAIRQAPGFGKGSGPVHHGWTVQRSFASAPVREG
- the trxA gene encoding thioredoxin, with translation MEIIGASGQSPAQPAAGGDDLIREATDKSFMADVIEPSKTVPVLVDFWAPWCGPCRQLTPVIEAAVRAAKGAVKLVKINIDENPGIAGQLRIQSIPAVIAFQNGQPVDGFMGALPESQIKQFIARLSGQVDGEAVEDLIARAHEAMTAGDAGGAAQDFAQALQMDKENPEAIAGLARLYLLSGDPDQARALIDSAPETRKSHPAIAAVRASMELAGEVEGADDLDAAQARASKAANDPEAQFALARARLAAGDMEGCVDALLASITLDREWNEAAARQLLLRVFDASGPMSELAKSGRRRLSSILFA